A region of Bacillus cabrialesii DNA encodes the following proteins:
- a CDS encoding extracellular solute-binding protein translates to MGNKWRMLLIVLVLALGGVLAGCKGADQSSAEGKAGPDSKVKLSWMAILYHQQPPKDRAIKEIEKLTNTELDITWVPDAVKEDRLNAALAAGNLPQIVTIQDIKNSSVMNAFRSGMFWEIGDYIKDYPNLNNMNKLINKNVTIDGKLYGIYRERPLSRQGIVIRKDWLDNLNLKTPKTLDELYEVAKAFTEDDPDKDGKDDTFGLTDRNDLIYGAFKTLGSYEGMPTDWKESGGKFTPDFMTQEYKDTMNYMKKLRENGYMNKDFPVTSKTQQQELFSQGKAGIYIGNMVDAVNLRDHASDKSMKLEIINRIKGPDGKERVWASGGHNGLFAFPKTSVKTEAELKRILAFFDRIAEEDVYSLMTYGIDGVHYNKGEGKTFTREESQVKDWQTDIQPLSALIAIDKAYLKNTGDPLRTAYEELTEDNEKIIVSNPAESLYSAAESERGDELKKIIDDATYKYMIGDITESQFDKEVEKWESSGGKQIIQEYEEAFKQTK, encoded by the coding sequence ATGGGAAACAAATGGAGGATGCTTTTGATTGTGCTTGTACTGGCACTCGGCGGAGTGCTGGCGGGCTGTAAAGGAGCTGACCAGTCTTCGGCTGAAGGCAAAGCTGGCCCGGATTCAAAGGTAAAGCTGTCTTGGATGGCGATTTTGTATCACCAGCAGCCGCCGAAAGACAGGGCGATTAAAGAAATCGAAAAGCTGACAAATACAGAACTCGACATCACCTGGGTTCCAGACGCGGTGAAAGAAGACAGGCTGAATGCGGCGTTGGCTGCCGGCAATCTTCCGCAAATCGTGACCATCCAGGATATTAAAAATTCGTCAGTCATGAATGCCTTCAGATCAGGAATGTTCTGGGAGATTGGCGATTATATCAAAGATTATCCGAACCTAAACAACATGAACAAACTCATTAATAAAAACGTAACGATCGATGGCAAGCTCTACGGGATATACAGAGAACGTCCCCTTTCCAGACAAGGGATTGTCATTCGGAAGGACTGGCTGGACAATTTGAATTTGAAAACGCCGAAAACGCTGGATGAGCTTTATGAAGTGGCCAAAGCGTTTACGGAGGACGACCCGGATAAGGATGGGAAAGACGATACATTCGGGCTGACAGACCGCAATGACTTAATTTACGGCGCGTTTAAAACGCTGGGCTCGTATGAAGGCATGCCGACAGATTGGAAGGAATCAGGCGGCAAATTCACGCCGGATTTTATGACGCAAGAATACAAAGACACAATGAACTACATGAAAAAACTGCGTGAGAACGGCTATATGAATAAGGATTTTCCCGTCACAAGCAAAACCCAGCAGCAGGAGCTGTTTTCTCAAGGAAAAGCCGGCATCTATATTGGGAATATGGTAGATGCGGTCAATCTGCGCGACCATGCCTCCGATAAATCGATGAAGCTTGAAATCATTAACCGCATAAAAGGCCCGGACGGGAAAGAGCGTGTGTGGGCATCAGGAGGGCATAACGGCTTATTTGCTTTTCCGAAAACGAGTGTGAAAACAGAAGCCGAGCTTAAACGGATTTTGGCGTTTTTTGACCGGATCGCCGAAGAGGACGTCTATAGCCTGATGACTTACGGCATTGACGGCGTTCATTACAACAAAGGAGAAGGCAAAACGTTCACACGCGAGGAAAGCCAAGTGAAAGACTGGCAGACTGATATTCAGCCGCTGTCCGCTTTAATCGCCATTGATAAAGCCTACTTAAAAAACACGGGGGATCCGCTTCGGACGGCGTACGAGGAGCTGACCGAAGACAATGAAAAGATCATCGTCTCAAACCCTGCTGAAAGCCTTTATTCCGCCGCGGAGTCGGAACGGGGAGATGAACTGAAGAAAATCATTGATGACGCGACCTATAAATATATGATTGGAGACATCACAGAAAGCCAGTTTGATAAAGAAGTGGAAAAATGGGAGTCAAGCGGCGGAAAGCAGATTATTCAGGAGTATGAAGAAGCGTTTAAACAAACAAAATAA
- a CDS encoding carbohydrate ABC transporter permease, with protein sequence MKSRLFDMLIYGFLLMFALICVLPFIHVIAASFATVEEVMSKKFILIPTTFSLDAYRYIFSTDIIYKSLLVSVFVTVIGTAVSMFLSSLMAYGLSRRDLIGRQPLMFLVVFTMLFSGGMIPTFLVVKSLGLLDSYWALILPTAINAFNLIILKNFFQNIPSSLEESAKIDGCNDLGIFFKIVLPLSLPAIATISLFYAVTYWNTYMTAILYLNDSAKWPIQVLLRQIVIVSSGMQGDMSEMGSGSPPPEQTIKMAVIVVATIPVLLVYPFIQKHFAKGALLGSVKG encoded by the coding sequence CTGAAAAGTCGCCTGTTTGATATGTTGATTTACGGGTTTTTGCTGATGTTCGCTTTAATATGCGTACTTCCGTTTATTCATGTCATCGCGGCATCCTTCGCCACAGTAGAAGAAGTCATGTCAAAAAAATTCATTTTAATACCGACAACTTTTTCACTTGATGCTTATCGTTACATTTTTTCAACAGATATTATTTATAAGAGCTTGCTAGTTTCTGTGTTTGTGACAGTGATAGGCACTGCGGTCAGCATGTTTCTTTCTTCACTGATGGCTTACGGGTTATCCCGCCGTGATTTAATCGGCCGGCAGCCGCTCATGTTTCTCGTCGTCTTTACGATGCTGTTTAGCGGCGGCATGATTCCGACTTTCCTTGTGGTCAAATCGCTTGGATTGCTCGATTCTTACTGGGCGCTTATTTTGCCGACAGCCATTAATGCCTTTAACCTGATCATTCTGAAAAACTTCTTTCAAAATATCCCGTCAAGCTTGGAAGAGTCCGCGAAAATTGACGGGTGCAATGATCTGGGCATATTCTTTAAAATTGTGCTGCCGCTGTCTCTTCCCGCGATCGCAACGATTTCACTATTTTATGCGGTTACGTATTGGAACACGTATATGACAGCGATCTTGTACTTAAATGATTCAGCGAAATGGCCGATTCAGGTGCTTCTGCGCCAAATCGTGATTGTATCAAGCGGGATGCAGGGGGATATGTCTGAAATGGGGTCGGGCAGCCCGCCGCCTGAGCAAACCATTAAAATGGCCGTGATTGTGGTGGCGACCATCCCGGTTCTGCTTGTCTATCCGTTTATACAAAAGCATTTTGCAAAAGGAGCTTTGCTGGGATCTGTCAAAGGATAA